Proteins from one Mixophyes fleayi isolate aMixFle1 chromosome 9, aMixFle1.hap1, whole genome shotgun sequence genomic window:
- the SNRPA gene encoding U1 small nuclear ribonucleoprotein A: MAVQEVRPNNTIYINNLNEKIKKDELKKSLYAIFSQFGQILDILVSRNLKMRGQAFVIFKEVSSATNALRSMQGFPFYDKPMRIQYAKSDSDIIAKMKGTFVERDRKRQEKRKVKVQEAAAGKKAVPGAPVVPGLPGQMPGMQNMHGMTQAPRMMHMAGQTPYMHHPGMMPPPGMAPGQIPPGGMPHGQMMPGQLAPMQPISENPPNHILFLTNLPEETNELMLSMLFNQFPGFKEVRLVPGRHDIAFVEFDNEVQAAAARESLQGFKITQSNSMKISFAKK; this comes from the exons AGCTGAAGAAGTCTCTATATGCCATCTTCTCGCAGTTTGGGCAGATCCTAGACATCCTGGTGTCTCGCAATCTGAAGATGAGAGGACAGGCGTTTGTTATCTTTAAAGAAGTGAGCAGTGCGACAAATGCCTTGAGGTCAATGCAAGGATTCCCCTTCTACGATAAGCCCATG AGAATACAATATGCAAAGTCTGACTCTGACATCATTGCCAAAATGAAAGGTACCTTTGTAGAGAGAGACCGGAAGAGGCAGGAGAAGAGGAAGGTGAAGGTACAAGAGGCTGCAGCTGGCAAGAAAGCTGTTCCAGGGGCACCTGTAGTGCCAGGTTTACCAGGGCAAATGCCA GGTATGCAGAAtatgcatggaatgacccaggcTCCTCGTATGATGCATATGGCTGGGCAGACGCCGTATATGCACCACCCTGGCATGATGCCACCTCCAGGAATGGCCCCAGGACAGATCCCACCTGGTGGCATGCCTCATGGACAGATGATGCCAGGACAGCTTGCACCCATGCAGCCG ATATCTGAAAATCCACCAAACCACATTCTCTTCCTGACCAACCTCCCAGAGGAGACCAACGAGTTGATGTTGTCCATGCTGTTTAACCA GTTCCCCGGCTTCAAGGAGGTGCGTCTCGTTCCCGGACGTCACGATATTGCGTTCGTGGAGTTTGACAACGAAGTTCAGGCTGCCGCTGCCAGAGAATCTCTACAAGGATTCAAGATCACACAGAGCAACTCCATGAAGATTTCATTTGCCAAGAAATAG